A single Candidatus Methanomethylophilaceae archaeon DNA region contains:
- a CDS encoding flavodoxin family protein, with amino-acid sequence MGKVVAIVSSPRAKGNSMAIVNSVIDGAMGLSTNMIVLHSLHTMLIHGCNACMACKSKNHCVIEDELTDVLEDIKDADALVISAPVYFDGPCSQYKMFEDRLFSFMAPDGSVKLPPGKKTVIVVTCGGPKESGQKVCDHIANTFRMLGAEIVGTIVFSDQGGSRVASSCDDVIEQAKELGKTFRTNYREYDPHYHGAKQ; translated from the coding sequence ATGGGCAAAGTAGTGGCGATAGTATCTAGCCCCAGAGCCAAAGGCAATTCGATGGCCATCGTCAACAGCGTCATAGATGGAGCGATGGGGCTGTCCACCAATATGATTGTTCTTCATAGCCTTCACACTATGCTCATTCATGGATGCAACGCTTGCATGGCATGCAAATCCAAGAACCATTGCGTGATCGAAGATGAGCTGACCGATGTCTTAGAAGACATAAAAGATGCGGATGCATTGGTCATTTCTGCGCCGGTTTATTTCGACGGCCCTTGTTCTCAGTACAAAATGTTCGAGGACAGGCTGTTTTCCTTCATGGCCCCCGATGGTTCCGTGAAGTTGCCGCCGGGGAAGAAGACCGTCATAGTCGTCACATGCGGCGGTCCCAAGGAATCGGGCCAGAAGGTCTGCGATCACATCGCGAACACATTCAGGATGCTTGGCGCGGAAATCGTCGGGACCATAGTCTTTTCGGATCAGGGCGGTTCCAGAGTCGCGTCCTCCTGCGATGATGTCATCGAGCAGGCTAAGGAATTGGGGAAAACGT
- a CDS encoding winged helix-turn-helix transcriptional regulator, with protein sequence MSGGEDIYWNSFLPAFFDRMSVQMRKNMTEFVKDHGLTSAHAIYLIALRLQDGQTLVSLSRFLDLDTANTNRVIKVLREKNLIYDDRKTESSKKYSIYLTDEGRMLADRVMNGVTDLNNRYFENIPREDVLHLRNTLIRILNNMELDINSYMGSKYEDPFYTHLSIVPLDDDYTTEPKRLDNRKIKK encoded by the coding sequence ATGAGTGGCGGAGAGGACATCTACTGGAATTCTTTTCTTCCAGCATTCTTCGATAGAATGAGCGTCCAGATGCGCAAGAATATGACTGAGTTCGTCAAAGATCACGGACTGACAAGTGCGCATGCGATTTATCTCATCGCCCTCAGGCTGCAGGATGGTCAGACTCTCGTCAGCCTCTCGCGTTTCTTGGATCTTGATACTGCCAACACCAACAGAGTCATCAAAGTTCTGAGAGAGAAGAATCTGATATACGACGACCGCAAAACGGAGAGCAGCAAGAAGTATTCTATTTATCTCACGGATGAAGGGAGAATGCTTGCCGATCGCGTCATGAATGGCGTTACAGACCTGAACAACAGATATTTTGAGAATATTCCGCGCGAAGATGTTCTTCATCTGCGCAATACCCTTATCCGCATCCTAAACAACATGGAGCTGGATATCAACAGCTATATGGGTTCCAAATATGAGGATCCGTTCTACACTCATCTGAGCATCGTTCCGCTCGATGACGATTACACCACGGAACCGAAGCGTTTGGACAACAGAAAAATCAAAAAATGA
- a CDS encoding B12-binding domain-containing protein → MAFENETQKLHDALVSCKVPDIAKAVDEAHAAGMPATEIINTLGGTMSEVGVLFERGKLFLPHVLSAAAGMKKAMETLNDELSAGSGGSDIKASAVMGTVEGDVHDIGKSICSTMLQCAGFDVHDLGRDVPLGKFVEECKAGCTFCGMSALMTTTMVQMKTVIDNLTNEGIRDKVTVMVGGAPITQGFCDKIGADIYGESASETTRKAQEVLGA, encoded by the coding sequence ATGGCATTCGAAAATGAGACTCAGAAACTGCACGATGCACTTGTTTCGTGCAAAGTGCCCGACATTGCTAAAGCTGTTGATGAGGCCCACGCCGCAGGCATGCCCGCGACAGAGATCATCAACACCCTCGGAGGAACCATGTCCGAGGTTGGAGTTCTCTTCGAAAGAGGAAAGCTCTTCCTCCCGCACGTTCTGTCCGCCGCCGCAGGAATGAAGAAGGCAATGGAGACTCTCAACGACGAACTCTCTGCAGGCTCTGGCGGAAGCGACATCAAAGCGTCTGCTGTCATGGGAACTGTTGAAGGGGATGTTCACGACATCGGCAAATCGATCTGCTCCACTATGCTTCAGTGCGCCGGATTCGATGTGCACGATCTTGGAAGAGACGTTCCCCTCGGGAAATTCGTTGAGGAATGCAAAGCAGGATGCACATTCTGCGGAATGTCTGCTCTCATGACCACCACCATGGTCCAGATGAAGACCGTCATCGACAACCTCACCAACGAGGGAATCCGTGACAAAGTCACCGTCATGGTCGGAGGAGCCCCCATCACACAGGGATTCTGCGACAAAATCGGAGCGGACATCTACGGAGAATCTGCATCTGAGACTACGAGGAAAGCTCAAGAAGTCCTCGGAGCCTGA
- the mtbB gene encoding [dimethylamine--corrinoid protein] Co-methyltransferase, producing MTEYYTRMGDGRRVTMTKEQIMTDIQAGSADAADMASIPALDANDMEHMCEIIMDQCRVVGVEPGHEVVMTYDIGQLDFTGDNGNSGNGVDMGRLEAALLHERALGADTFELAHSDYSIKPVKPVISMEMQTMEEIQQEIIAPYFYGAMPNMGLYYAPDGPYGNPADLMREFKIEESMASSEAAAEHLARDIEFVTTRLQAAGSDGFNFDTTGSAGDADFCGTLNGVKILREKCPEAYINVGAAGESVMGIHGMMEFDGQIAAGMYPHQQAKLIAKAGANVFGAVCNTNTSRSLAWNLGRAVTFIKKAVEDSPIPVHVDMGMGVGGIPMFETPPLDAVARCNKAMVEIAKVDGV from the coding sequence ATGACTGAGTACTACACAAGAATGGGAGACGGCCGCAGGGTCACCATGACCAAAGAGCAAATCATGACTGACATCCAAGCCGGGTCCGCTGACGCAGCCGATATGGCAAGTATCCCTGCGCTGGATGCCAACGACATGGAGCACATGTGCGAGATCATCATGGATCAGTGCAGGGTCGTTGGAGTAGAACCTGGACACGAAGTCGTCATGACCTACGATATCGGTCAGCTTGACTTCACTGGAGACAATGGGAACTCCGGAAACGGCGTCGACATGGGAAGGCTGGAAGCTGCTCTCCTGCACGAGAGGGCACTCGGAGCAGATACCTTCGAACTGGCCCACTCCGACTACTCAATCAAACCTGTAAAACCTGTGATTTCCATGGAAATGCAGACCATGGAAGAGATCCAGCAGGAAATCATCGCCCCCTACTTCTACGGTGCGATGCCCAACATGGGACTTTACTACGCTCCCGATGGACCTTACGGAAACCCCGCCGACCTCATGAGGGAATTCAAGATCGAAGAGTCCATGGCTTCCTCCGAAGCCGCTGCGGAGCACCTCGCCAGAGACATCGAATTCGTCACCACCAGGCTTCAGGCCGCTGGTTCCGATGGATTCAACTTCGACACCACCGGTTCCGCCGGTGACGCAGACTTCTGCGGAACTCTGAACGGAGTCAAGATCCTCAGGGAGAAATGCCCCGAGGCCTACATCAACGTCGGTGCCGCTGGAGAGTCTGTCATGGGAATCCACGGAATGATGGAGTTCGATGGCCAGATTGCCGCAGGAATGTACCCCCACCAGCAGGCAAAACTGATCGCCAAAGCCGGAGCCAACGTCTTCGGAGCTGTGTGCAACACCAACACCTCCAGATCCCTCGCTTGGAACCTCGGAAGGGCCGTCACCTTCATCAAGAAAGCCGTCGAAGACTCCCCCATACCCGTCCACGTGGACATGGGAATGGGTGTCGGAGGAATCCCCATGTTTGAGACCCCTCCGCTCGATGCCGTTGCCAGATGCAACAAAGCAATGGTCGAGATCGCCAAAGTCGATGGAGTTTAG
- a CDS encoding trimethylamine methyltransferase family protein, translating to MKAVQYPGKIKAAGLKLTMFTQDDLESIDKATRDVLWNYGVQVSDDEARHIFEDNGCIVDYQTNMVRIPDFLLNRALASAPKTFYLYGRDDEHTVEQTWKGRVHFTNFGTGIQMCDYLGDNKYETRDSNDADLAKTAILCDWAEGISYFSLSVSARDWAGVGAEDVHELYTSIANTVKHFHHIDPVADHVKYYWEILKAYYGGDEKKARDRPLMSMLVCPTSPLELSYNACQVIIQGARYGIPVNVLSMAMAGASSSIHLAGTLVTHNAEILSGIILAELAKPGAAVFYGSSTTCFDLMHGTAPVGAPELGMISAGVAKLGQYYGLPVFVAGN from the coding sequence ATGAAAGCAGTTCAGTACCCTGGAAAAATCAAAGCGGCCGGATTGAAACTCACCATGTTCACTCAGGACGACCTTGAGTCCATCGACAAAGCCACCAGGGACGTTCTCTGGAACTACGGAGTCCAGGTTTCCGACGACGAAGCCAGGCACATCTTCGAGGACAACGGTTGCATCGTGGACTACCAGACCAACATGGTCAGGATCCCCGACTTCCTGCTCAACAGGGCTCTCGCCAGCGCTCCCAAGACCTTCTACCTCTACGGAAGAGACGACGAGCACACCGTCGAGCAGACCTGGAAAGGACGCGTCCACTTCACCAACTTCGGAACCGGAATCCAGATGTGCGACTATCTCGGCGACAACAAATACGAGACCCGCGACTCCAACGACGCGGACCTCGCCAAGACCGCCATCCTGTGCGACTGGGCAGAGGGAATCAGCTACTTCTCCCTCTCAGTTTCCGCAAGGGACTGGGCAGGAGTCGGAGCCGAAGACGTCCACGAGCTGTACACCTCGATCGCCAACACCGTGAAGCACTTCCATCACATCGATCCCGTGGCCGACCACGTCAAATACTACTGGGAGATCCTCAAAGCGTATTACGGAGGAGACGAGAAGAAAGCCCGCGACAGGCCTCTCATGTCCATGCTCGTGTGCCCCACCTCCCCTCTAGAGCTCAGCTACAACGCATGCCAGGTCATCATCCAGGGTGCCAGATACGGAATCCCCGTGAACGTCCTGTCCATGGCCATGGCCGGAGCGTCTTCGTCCATCCACCTTGCGGGAACCCTCGTCACCCACAACGCCGAGATTCTTTCCGGTATCATCCTCGCTGAGCTGGCGAAACCCGGTGCGGCCGTCTTCTACGGATCTTCCACCACCTGTTTCGACCTCATGCATGGAACCGCCCCCGTCGGAGCCCCCGAACTCGGAATGATCTCCGCTGGTGTGGCCAAACTCGGACAGTACTACGGACTGCCCGTGTTCGTCGCCGGAAACTAG
- a CDS encoding trimethylamine methyltransferase family protein codes for MTSFLPHMAGANSIYGSGMLELGQTFSLEQLVIDNDIINMERRALEGIPVTDETLAVDVIKEVGVGNDFIGHPTTMENMEMPSNPLVFNRDMLGDWKSQGSKSCVEVAHEVVLDVMKNHIVPKIDPEIDAKIRAIVKEADDSMKF; via the coding sequence ATCACCTCGTTCCTGCCCCACATGGCCGGTGCCAACTCCATCTACGGAAGCGGAATGCTCGAGCTCGGACAGACTTTCTCCCTTGAGCAGCTCGTCATAGACAACGACATCATCAACATGGAGAGGAGAGCCCTCGAGGGAATCCCCGTCACCGATGAGACCCTTGCCGTCGACGTCATCAAGGAAGTCGGAGTCGGAAACGACTTCATCGGACACCCCACCACCATGGAGAACATGGAGATGCCTTCCAACCCCCTCGTCTTCAACAGAGACATGCTCGGTGACTGGAAGTCCCAGGGATCCAAATCCTGCGTGGAAGTCGCCCACGAAGTTGTTCTGGACGTCATGAAGAACCACATCGTCCCCAAGATCGACCCTGAAATCGACGCGAAGATCAGGGCTATCGTCAAGGAAGCAGACGACTCAATGAAATTCTGA
- a CDS encoding methyltransferase cognate corrinoid protein, with translation MSLCDDAKAAVMTYNNKKAVEVAKQAIAEDFDIVELIEKGFSLGMTEVGALFEQKKVYLPHVMAAAAAMNAAMDVLNPELEKRGGEVSSGLGTVVICSIEGDIHSIGKDIVAIMLKVAGFKVENIGRDVPLDQIVEACKKYQPVAVGTSALMTSTMVHQKTLEEKLKAAGVRDSLLTNVGGAPVTQQWADEIGADLYTENASDAAAKFSAAFEKE, from the coding sequence ATGTCACTTTGCGACGACGCAAAAGCAGCAGTAATGACTTACAACAACAAGAAGGCCGTCGAGGTCGCCAAACAGGCTATCGCCGAGGATTTCGACATCGTCGAGCTCATCGAGAAGGGATTCTCCCTCGGAATGACCGAGGTCGGAGCCCTCTTCGAGCAGAAGAAAGTTTACCTGCCCCACGTTATGGCCGCCGCGGCCGCCATGAACGCAGCTATGGACGTCCTCAACCCCGAGCTCGAGAAGCGCGGAGGAGAGGTCTCCTCTGGGCTCGGAACCGTCGTTATCTGCTCCATAGAGGGAGACATCCACTCCATCGGAAAAGACATCGTGGCCATCATGCTGAAAGTCGCAGGATTCAAAGTCGAGAACATCGGAAGGGACGTTCCCCTCGATCAGATCGTCGAAGCCTGCAAGAAGTACCAGCCTGTCGCTGTCGGTACCTCTGCCCTCATGACCTCTACCATGGTCCACCAGAAGACCCTGGAAGAGAAGCTCAAGGCAGCCGGCGTCAGGGACTCCCTCCTGACCAACGTCGGCGGAGCACCTGTCACCCAGCAGTGGGCCGACGAAATCGGAGCCGACCTCTACACCGAGAACGCCTCCGATGCCGCCGCTAAGTTCAGCGCTGCATTCGAGAAAGAGTGA
- a CDS encoding methylamine methyltransferase corrinoid protein reductive activase, producing the protein MANYGIALDIGTSGMRCQALDLDTGETLGTAITQRHPIPGMNVIDHVNFAIQSGEDIAHGLIVNAANNLFASLGIDLTQVKRIGVCGNTFQMSLFENIEIRDLAYAGKNALKNMGVIPPERNGTIRKAEELGLIGLPNAEVIIPPAVTHEIGADAIAMLKMTNILEEKEPVIVVDYGTNAEMALIVDGKIYTGSAAAGPALEGQEIERGMLAAPGAISDVDAVEGGWECTVLNDAIRDVIADVVDPTTGKSVITRDQRAIGVTGTGVVAALYCGMYGGLINTPQILTPDEKIHLQDGVCISSHDVEEAGKAIGALRAGFLTLLLEAGLWTGDVKKAYMSGASGLYVDAIKALGIGMVCPGATHLIQFGNTSIEMARKVALGQVDLLRLREFAKELRATHVMFATSDNFKNIYSIEYSLWCTGMPADQYNPMLEIYGYKPLTEPAKDVKVERLAKTDLPDVEKRGVIILEESKTVLTGKVDGCIECKKCMKACPEKAISIVRESDGVHAYVKSDRCAGTACRRCEHACDGSHLSLREFQIVQ; encoded by the coding sequence ATGGCCAACTACGGAATCGCACTGGACATCGGAACTAGCGGAATGAGGTGCCAGGCCTTGGATTTGGATACGGGCGAAACTCTGGGAACCGCTATCACCCAACGCCATCCCATACCTGGGATGAATGTTATCGACCACGTGAATTTTGCGATCCAATCGGGCGAAGACATCGCCCACGGCCTGATCGTAAATGCCGCCAACAACCTCTTCGCATCGTTAGGAATCGATCTCACCCAAGTCAAAAGGATAGGGGTCTGCGGGAACACATTCCAGATGTCGCTGTTCGAGAACATCGAGATAAGGGATCTGGCATACGCAGGCAAAAATGCGCTGAAGAATATGGGCGTGATTCCTCCGGAAAGGAATGGGACAATAAGGAAAGCCGAAGAGCTCGGTCTCATCGGCCTCCCCAACGCGGAAGTCATAATACCGCCCGCTGTCACCCACGAAATAGGCGCGGACGCGATTGCGATGCTGAAGATGACCAACATCCTCGAAGAGAAAGAGCCTGTCATCGTGGTCGACTACGGAACCAACGCCGAGATGGCCCTCATCGTCGACGGAAAAATCTACACCGGATCCGCTGCCGCCGGGCCTGCTCTGGAAGGGCAGGAGATAGAGCGCGGGATGCTTGCCGCCCCTGGAGCGATCTCTGATGTGGATGCGGTCGAAGGCGGCTGGGAGTGCACGGTCCTCAACGATGCCATCAGGGATGTCATCGCCGACGTGGTCGATCCGACCACCGGAAAATCGGTGATCACCAGAGACCAAAGGGCGATTGGAGTCACAGGAACCGGCGTCGTCGCCGCTTTGTACTGCGGTATGTACGGAGGCCTCATCAATACACCCCAGATCCTGACTCCGGATGAGAAAATACATCTTCAGGATGGAGTATGCATCAGCTCCCATGACGTCGAGGAGGCTGGAAAAGCTATAGGCGCCCTCCGCGCCGGTTTCCTGACGCTCCTTCTCGAAGCTGGCCTTTGGACCGGAGACGTCAAGAAAGCATATATGTCCGGCGCCTCAGGATTGTATGTAGATGCGATCAAAGCGTTGGGAATAGGGATGGTCTGCCCGGGCGCGACGCACCTCATACAGTTCGGGAACACTTCCATCGAGATGGCCAGGAAGGTCGCGCTAGGCCAGGTCGATCTGCTCAGACTCCGCGAATTCGCCAAGGAGCTCAGAGCCACCCATGTGATGTTCGCAACTTCGGACAATTTCAAGAACATCTATTCGATAGAATACTCCCTCTGGTGCACCGGCATGCCTGCCGACCAGTACAACCCGATGCTAGAAATCTATGGGTATAAGCCTCTGACCGAGCCCGCCAAAGACGTAAAGGTCGAAAGGCTCGCGAAGACCGATCTCCCTGACGTCGAGAAGAGAGGGGTCATAATACTGGAGGAATCGAAGACCGTCCTCACAGGCAAGGTAGATGGATGCATCGAATGCAAGAAATGCATGAAGGCATGCCCGGAGAAAGCCATCTCCATCGTAAGGGAAAGCGACGGCGTCCACGCTTACGTAAAATCGGACAGATGTGCGGGCACCGCTTGCAGACGCTGCGAGCATGCGTGCGATGGAAGCCATCTCTCACTCAGAGAATTCCAGATCGTTCAATGA
- a CDS encoding EamA family transporter, whose product MQTIAACIFITGFNAIFCALVLFIWNGGLKKLPEFKRELVEVRGASKYFMMAGICGACAVSGTYLAAFNLSSGFAAIAGLLYPIIGTIMSVLYLKQKVSKRGYLAIIVLLIGGITLYAGSIATGGVTGGEGTNPTIGLIGGVMAAVGWGFEGVCAGKALDFCEPDVGLHLRFVFEAIFWAIVMCVLAVCGVPIFSTVGEFLDPATFFIFILLGLSFAWCYVTWYKSFPLLGVARGQAVGSLYAACAVLFLCLFCGPQSALGYTDETMAIIVGSTIAGLIICLIGSFLLASEDTEGLVSLRERGD is encoded by the coding sequence ATGCAGACTATCGCTGCGTGCATATTCATCACAGGTTTCAATGCGATCTTCTGTGCGCTCGTGCTATTCATCTGGAATGGCGGCCTCAAAAAACTCCCCGAATTCAAGAGGGAACTGGTTGAGGTCAGAGGAGCCAGCAAATACTTCATGATGGCAGGTATCTGCGGAGCCTGCGCAGTTTCTGGAACTTACCTCGCGGCTTTCAACCTCAGCTCCGGGTTCGCCGCCATCGCCGGACTTTTGTATCCGATCATCGGAACCATCATGTCTGTTCTGTATCTCAAGCAGAAAGTCTCCAAGAGAGGATACCTCGCAATCATTGTCCTTCTCATCGGAGGAATCACGCTGTACGCCGGATCCATCGCTACCGGAGGAGTCACCGGCGGCGAAGGCACCAACCCCACCATCGGACTCATCGGCGGAGTCATGGCCGCAGTCGGATGGGGATTCGAAGGAGTCTGCGCAGGAAAGGCGCTTGACTTCTGCGAGCCCGATGTCGGTCTCCACCTGAGATTCGTCTTCGAAGCCATATTCTGGGCCATTGTCATGTGCGTGCTGGCTGTCTGCGGTGTCCCCATATTCAGCACCGTCGGCGAATTCCTTGACCCCGCTACCTTCTTCATCTTCATCCTGCTCGGACTGTCTTTCGCTTGGTGCTATGTCACCTGGTACAAGTCGTTCCCGCTGCTGGGAGTTGCTCGCGGACAGGCTGTCGGAAGCCTTTACGCCGCTTGCGCGGTCTTGTTCCTTTGCCTCTTCTGCGGGCCTCAGAGCGCGCTCGGATACACCGATGAGACGATGGCAATCATCGTCGGATCTACCATCGCAGGACTCATCATATGTCTTATCGGAAGCTTCCTGCTGGCATCGGAAGACACTGAAGGTCTCGTCTCGCTGAGAGAAAGGGGTGATTGA
- a CDS encoding quaternary ammonium compound-resistance protein SugE codes for MILLVASIIEPIWVTCLDKSENFKKIGWGIAAVVLVLLCLYLLSIPSNPENIGPGVSYSILAGIGAAGIVIIGRALYKEKLTARKMLFICMIVVGIIGVRLISG; via the coding sequence ATCATCCTTCTGGTGGCCAGTATCATCGAGCCGATATGGGTCACCTGCCTGGACAAATCCGAGAATTTCAAAAAGATAGGGTGGGGCATCGCCGCCGTCGTTCTGGTGCTGCTGTGCTTATACCTTCTCTCGATACCCTCTAACCCAGAGAACATCGGGCCGGGAGTCTCTTACTCCATCCTGGCGGGTATCGGAGCCGCAGGAATCGTGATCATAGGAAGGGCTCTCTACAAAGAGAAGCTCACCGCCAGGAAGATGCTGTTCATCTGCATGATCGTGGTCGGGATAATAGGTGTAAGACTGA